In the Topomyia yanbarensis strain Yona2022 chromosome 3, ASM3024719v1, whole genome shotgun sequence genome, one interval contains:
- the LOC131693500 gene encoding homeobox protein PKNOX1-like isoform X1 — translation MQENSVAAIPVSGATITASGITGNGNQAAGGGGGGSGGHTSSSSTSGPTPLSSPSNSTISEIDQAQFEADKRAVYKHPLFSLLALLLEKCEQATQGYIPSSSSTSPNGSANGTSEGDSFSRDVQAFVQMLEKEKRPLLTNNSELDGLMIKALQVLRIHLLELEKVQELCRDFCTRYIACLRGKMQSENLLRSDYASEHNNNLSNSNSPINSPEQDLSGSAQGYYQNTDYLSATDTNEYSNMQAGQFDQLHIPPRPTTCEHAPKHLQNPNIAPYTPLTADHSQSAFSSFHHNTTPHHVSPQQHIPSTTPLSQKGNSPHPLSNVFTDDQLSLSGCSEELDDSEMDTTATDDKSRGKQSKRGIFPKHATNALRAWLFQHLVHPYPTEDEKRALAAQTKLTLLQVNNWFINARRRIVQPMIDLSGRSLASPSMSQASSPADHYAQTFANQRYWCDSPQMTGQLPIQLATNIENIGVPNINQAASSGHLMLPSPQPLMHPGEHYHHSSPQPHHHQQQQQHHHHPHPHPHHQYL, via the exons ATGCAGGAAAACAGTGTGGCTGCAATTCCGGTGTCCGGTGCGACCATTACTGCTTCCGGCATTACGGGGAACGGAAACCAAGCGGCCGGTGGTGGTGGCGGTGGGAGCGGAGGTCACACGTCTTCCAGCAGCACTTCCGGACCGACGCCACTGTCTTCGCCGAGCAACAGCACCATCAGCGAGATCGATCAGGCCCAGTTCGAGGCGGACAAACGGGCGGTGTACAA GCATCCACTGTTTTCCCTACTGGCGCTGCTGCTAGAGAAATGCGAACAGGCAACGCAAGGCTACATTCCCTCCTCGAGCTCAACCAGTCCGAATGGTTCTGCCAACGGAACTAGCGAGGGAGATAGTTTCTCCCGGGACGTTCAG GCCTTCGTACAGATGCTGGAGAAAGAAAAACGCCCCCTTCTAACAAACAATTCAGAACTAGATGGCCTTATGATTAAAGCACTGCAAGTCCTGCGGATACATTTGCTCGAGCTGGAAAAAGTTCAGGAGCTCTGTCGGGATTTTTGTACGCGGTACATTGCCTGCTTGCGCGGGAAAATGCAGTCGGAGAATTTGCTCCGCTCGGACTATGCGTCGGAGCATAACAACAACCTATCGAACTCGAATAGTCCTATCAACAGTCCAGAACAG GATCTATCCGGGAGCGCTCAAGGATATTACCAAAATACCGACTACCTGTCGGCAACCGATACCAATGAGTACAGCAATATGCAAG CAGGTCAATTTGATCAACTGCACATACCTCCTAGGCCTACTACCTGTGAGCATGCACCAAAACACTTACAGAATCCTAACATCGCTCCCTACACACCACTGACAGCTGATCATTCACAATCTGCCTTCTCATCCTTCCATCATAACACCACACCACACCACGTTTCACCACAACAACACATTCCCAGCACCACCCCCCTAAGCCAAAAAGGCAACTCACCACACCCACTGTCAAATGTGTTCACCGACGATCAGCTGTCACTCAGTGGCTGCTCGGAAGAATTGGACGATTCCGAAATGGACACCACCGCAACCGACGATAAGAGCCGCGGTAAACAATCAAAACGGGGGATTTTCCCCAAGCATGCTACCAACGCACTGCGCGCTTGGTTATTTCAGCATCTAGTC CATCCCTATCCTACTGAGGACGAGAAACGAGCACTAGCTGCCCAAACCAAACTCACGCTGTTGCAA GTCAATAACTGGTTCATCAATGCCCGACGCCGAATCGTGCAACCCATGATAGACCTCTCCG GTCGAAGCCTAGCATCCCCATCCATGTCACAAGCGTCTTCTCCTGCTGACCACTATGCACAAACCTTCGCCAACCAACGGTACTGGTGCGACAGCCCGCAAATGACCGGACAGTTACCAATCCAACTAGCTACCAACATTGAAAATATTGGTGTTCCTAACATCAACCAGGCGGCCAGTTCGGGACATCTTATGTTACCTTCACCTCAACCACTGATGCATCCTGGGGAACACTACCACCATTCTAGCCCGCAACCacaccaccaccagcagcaacaacagcatcACCATCATCCTCATCCTCATCCCCATCATCAATACTTATAG
- the LOC131693500 gene encoding homeobox protein PKNOX1-like isoform X2 — protein sequence MQENSVAAIPVSGATITASGITGNGNQAAGGGGGGSGGHTSSSSTSGPTPLSSPSNSTISEIDQAQFEADKRAVYKHPLFSLLALLLEKCEQATQGYIPSSSSTSPNGSANGTSEGDSFSRDVQAFVQMLEKEKRPLLTNNSELDGLMIKALQVLRIHLLELEKVQELCRDFCTRYIACLRGKMQSENLLRSDYASEHNNNLSNSNSPINSPEQDLSGSAQGYYQNTDYLSATDTNEYSNMQGQFDQLHIPPRPTTCEHAPKHLQNPNIAPYTPLTADHSQSAFSSFHHNTTPHHVSPQQHIPSTTPLSQKGNSPHPLSNVFTDDQLSLSGCSEELDDSEMDTTATDDKSRGKQSKRGIFPKHATNALRAWLFQHLVHPYPTEDEKRALAAQTKLTLLQVNNWFINARRRIVQPMIDLSGRSLASPSMSQASSPADHYAQTFANQRYWCDSPQMTGQLPIQLATNIENIGVPNINQAASSGHLMLPSPQPLMHPGEHYHHSSPQPHHHQQQQQHHHHPHPHPHHQYL from the exons ATGCAGGAAAACAGTGTGGCTGCAATTCCGGTGTCCGGTGCGACCATTACTGCTTCCGGCATTACGGGGAACGGAAACCAAGCGGCCGGTGGTGGTGGCGGTGGGAGCGGAGGTCACACGTCTTCCAGCAGCACTTCCGGACCGACGCCACTGTCTTCGCCGAGCAACAGCACCATCAGCGAGATCGATCAGGCCCAGTTCGAGGCGGACAAACGGGCGGTGTACAA GCATCCACTGTTTTCCCTACTGGCGCTGCTGCTAGAGAAATGCGAACAGGCAACGCAAGGCTACATTCCCTCCTCGAGCTCAACCAGTCCGAATGGTTCTGCCAACGGAACTAGCGAGGGAGATAGTTTCTCCCGGGACGTTCAG GCCTTCGTACAGATGCTGGAGAAAGAAAAACGCCCCCTTCTAACAAACAATTCAGAACTAGATGGCCTTATGATTAAAGCACTGCAAGTCCTGCGGATACATTTGCTCGAGCTGGAAAAAGTTCAGGAGCTCTGTCGGGATTTTTGTACGCGGTACATTGCCTGCTTGCGCGGGAAAATGCAGTCGGAGAATTTGCTCCGCTCGGACTATGCGTCGGAGCATAACAACAACCTATCGAACTCGAATAGTCCTATCAACAGTCCAGAACAG GATCTATCCGGGAGCGCTCAAGGATATTACCAAAATACCGACTACCTGTCGGCAACCGATACCAATGAGTACAGCAATATGCAAG GTCAATTTGATCAACTGCACATACCTCCTAGGCCTACTACCTGTGAGCATGCACCAAAACACTTACAGAATCCTAACATCGCTCCCTACACACCACTGACAGCTGATCATTCACAATCTGCCTTCTCATCCTTCCATCATAACACCACACCACACCACGTTTCACCACAACAACACATTCCCAGCACCACCCCCCTAAGCCAAAAAGGCAACTCACCACACCCACTGTCAAATGTGTTCACCGACGATCAGCTGTCACTCAGTGGCTGCTCGGAAGAATTGGACGATTCCGAAATGGACACCACCGCAACCGACGATAAGAGCCGCGGTAAACAATCAAAACGGGGGATTTTCCCCAAGCATGCTACCAACGCACTGCGCGCTTGGTTATTTCAGCATCTAGTC CATCCCTATCCTACTGAGGACGAGAAACGAGCACTAGCTGCCCAAACCAAACTCACGCTGTTGCAA GTCAATAACTGGTTCATCAATGCCCGACGCCGAATCGTGCAACCCATGATAGACCTCTCCG GTCGAAGCCTAGCATCCCCATCCATGTCACAAGCGTCTTCTCCTGCTGACCACTATGCACAAACCTTCGCCAACCAACGGTACTGGTGCGACAGCCCGCAAATGACCGGACAGTTACCAATCCAACTAGCTACCAACATTGAAAATATTGGTGTTCCTAACATCAACCAGGCGGCCAGTTCGGGACATCTTATGTTACCTTCACCTCAACCACTGATGCATCCTGGGGAACACTACCACCATTCTAGCCCGCAACCacaccaccaccagcagcaacaacagcatcACCATCATCCTCATCCTCATCCCCATCATCAATACTTATAG
- the LOC131693500 gene encoding homeobox protein PKNOX1-like isoform X3 — protein sequence MQENSVAAIPVSGATITASGITGNGNQAAGGGGGGSGGHTSSSSTSGPTPLSSPSNSTISEIDQAQFEADKRAVYKHPLFSLLALLLEKCEQATQGYIPSSSSTSPNGSANGTSEGDSFSRDVQAFVQMLEKEKRPLLTNNSELDGLMIKALQVLRIHLLELEKVQELCRDFCTRYIACLRGKMQSENLLRSDYASEHNNNLSNSNSPINSPEQDLSGSAQGYYQNTDYLSATDTNEYSNMQAGQFDQLHIPPRPTTCEHAPKHLQNPNIAPYTPLTADHSQSAFSSFHHNTTPHHVSPQQHIPSTTPLSQKGNSPHPLSNVFTDDQLSLSGCSEELDDSEMDTTATDDKSRGKQSKRGIFPKHATNALRAWLFQHLVHPYPTEDEKRALAAQTKLTLLQVNNWFINARRRIVQPMIDLSGKLLSVSPVPSKLTLIVCFQHTLNQVEA from the exons ATGCAGGAAAACAGTGTGGCTGCAATTCCGGTGTCCGGTGCGACCATTACTGCTTCCGGCATTACGGGGAACGGAAACCAAGCGGCCGGTGGTGGTGGCGGTGGGAGCGGAGGTCACACGTCTTCCAGCAGCACTTCCGGACCGACGCCACTGTCTTCGCCGAGCAACAGCACCATCAGCGAGATCGATCAGGCCCAGTTCGAGGCGGACAAACGGGCGGTGTACAA GCATCCACTGTTTTCCCTACTGGCGCTGCTGCTAGAGAAATGCGAACAGGCAACGCAAGGCTACATTCCCTCCTCGAGCTCAACCAGTCCGAATGGTTCTGCCAACGGAACTAGCGAGGGAGATAGTTTCTCCCGGGACGTTCAG GCCTTCGTACAGATGCTGGAGAAAGAAAAACGCCCCCTTCTAACAAACAATTCAGAACTAGATGGCCTTATGATTAAAGCACTGCAAGTCCTGCGGATACATTTGCTCGAGCTGGAAAAAGTTCAGGAGCTCTGTCGGGATTTTTGTACGCGGTACATTGCCTGCTTGCGCGGGAAAATGCAGTCGGAGAATTTGCTCCGCTCGGACTATGCGTCGGAGCATAACAACAACCTATCGAACTCGAATAGTCCTATCAACAGTCCAGAACAG GATCTATCCGGGAGCGCTCAAGGATATTACCAAAATACCGACTACCTGTCGGCAACCGATACCAATGAGTACAGCAATATGCAAG CAGGTCAATTTGATCAACTGCACATACCTCCTAGGCCTACTACCTGTGAGCATGCACCAAAACACTTACAGAATCCTAACATCGCTCCCTACACACCACTGACAGCTGATCATTCACAATCTGCCTTCTCATCCTTCCATCATAACACCACACCACACCACGTTTCACCACAACAACACATTCCCAGCACCACCCCCCTAAGCCAAAAAGGCAACTCACCACACCCACTGTCAAATGTGTTCACCGACGATCAGCTGTCACTCAGTGGCTGCTCGGAAGAATTGGACGATTCCGAAATGGACACCACCGCAACCGACGATAAGAGCCGCGGTAAACAATCAAAACGGGGGATTTTCCCCAAGCATGCTACCAACGCACTGCGCGCTTGGTTATTTCAGCATCTAGTC CATCCCTATCCTACTGAGGACGAGAAACGAGCACTAGCTGCCCAAACCAAACTCACGCTGTTGCAA GTCAATAACTGGTTCATCAATGCCCGACGCCGAATCGTGCAACCCATGATAGACCTCTCCGGTAAGCTGTTATCGGTTTCTCCCGTCCCTTCAAAATTAACCCTTATCGTTTGTTTTCAACACACCCTCAATCAGGTCGAAGCCTAG